The following are encoded together in the Aciduricibacillus chroicocephali genome:
- a CDS encoding FAD-binding oxidoreductase, which produces MVKPVKKKMAGWGKYPIESCLVYRPESTQDLKKILSSQKEKQIAYGLGRSYGDTALNEDEGISLFNKFDHMLSFDEESGILTCEAGVSLEEIINIFLPRGYFLPVTPGTKYVTVGGAIANDVHGKNHHLDGCFSEYVLEFDLLLASGETISCSRVENTDAFWATIGGIGLTGFITRAAIQLIRVETSYIKATYEKAENLDVAFEKFVENDANFKYSVAWIDCLSTGNSLGRSVLMRGEHALKEELPAKVKEPFKPSKGSVLKMPINAPSFALNPFSISAFNALYYASFKNETKIVDSSSFFHPLDAIDDWNKLYGKKGFIQYQAVFPKSNDPKSGIRKLLERLTEEKCSSFLAVLKSSGPANEGLLSFPMEGYTLALDIPIKDGSLFPFLRELDEIVLSYGGRVYLAKDATIDPETFKKMYPKWEEFKKVKKELDPDGLFSSSMSRRIGLT; this is translated from the coding sequence ATGGTCAAACCTGTGAAGAAAAAAATGGCCGGCTGGGGGAAGTACCCTATTGAGAGCTGCTTAGTCTATCGTCCTGAATCCACCCAGGATCTGAAGAAGATTCTAAGTAGCCAGAAGGAAAAGCAGATTGCATATGGCTTGGGACGAAGCTATGGAGATACAGCCCTAAATGAAGATGAGGGAATCTCGTTGTTCAATAAGTTTGATCATATGCTATCTTTTGATGAAGAATCTGGCATTCTTACATGTGAGGCAGGCGTATCTCTTGAGGAAATCATCAATATTTTTCTGCCAAGAGGTTATTTCCTTCCAGTAACTCCTGGAACAAAATATGTTACAGTCGGCGGCGCGATCGCCAATGATGTTCATGGTAAGAACCATCATTTAGATGGCTGCTTCTCAGAGTATGTGCTTGAATTCGATCTGCTGCTCGCATCTGGAGAGACAATTAGTTGCAGCCGTGTAGAGAATACGGATGCCTTCTGGGCTACGATCGGCGGGATTGGCCTTACTGGGTTCATTACACGTGCTGCAATCCAGCTCATCCGTGTAGAAACGTCCTATATTAAAGCTACATATGAAAAAGCTGAGAATCTAGATGTCGCCTTTGAGAAGTTCGTTGAGAATGATGCCAACTTCAAATATTCCGTAGCTTGGATCGATTGCTTGAGTACAGGCAACTCACTCGGCCGCTCCGTCCTCATGCGCGGAGAACATGCTCTGAAAGAAGAGCTTCCTGCAAAAGTTAAGGAACCTTTCAAACCGTCAAAAGGTTCCGTGTTGAAAATGCCAATCAATGCACCGTCGTTTGCATTGAATCCATTCAGCATTTCAGCATTCAACGCGCTCTATTACGCTTCATTTAAGAATGAAACGAAAATCGTCGATTCATCATCTTTCTTCCATCCGCTCGATGCGATTGACGATTGGAATAAACTATACGGTAAAAAAGGCTTTATCCAATACCAGGCCGTTTTCCCAAAATCGAATGATCCAAAATCCGGAATTCGCAAGCTTCTTGAGAGACTTACTGAGGAGAAGTGTTCTTCATTCCTTGCGGTACTTAAAAGTTCCGGCCCTGCCAATGAAGGGTTGCTCTCATTCCCAATGGAAGGCTACACCCTTGCTCTTGATATCCCAATTAAGGATGGCAGCCTATTCCCATTCCTGAGAGAGCTTGATGAAATCGTCCTTTCATATGGCGGTCGCGTTTACTTAGCCAAAGATGCAACAATTGATCCTGAAACATTTAAGAAGATGTATCCGAAATGGGAAGAGTTTAAGAAGGTCAAAAAGGAACTGGATCCAGATGGACTGTTCTCTTCATCCATGTCACGAAGAATCGGCTTAACATAA
- a CDS encoding SDR family oxidoreductase: protein MGKILILGASSDIAQETARELAAKKNNLILTARNIEDLQMLKSDLEIRYGIEVTTKQFDGLDFDNHEQFFNGIVAEAGNLNGILLMYGAMDDQKEAEQSFSISRNMIDVNYTSAVSILNIAANYFEKKKSGFICAVSSVAGDRGRQSNYIYGSTKAGLSVYMEGLRNRLHKSGVQVLTIKPGMVDTKMTYGVVDEGPLLASPSTVAKDIVKGIVKRRDVLYTPWFWFVIMLIIKLIPEKIFKRTDI, encoded by the coding sequence TTGGGAAAAATATTAATCCTCGGTGCCAGCTCCGATATCGCACAAGAAACAGCGCGTGAGCTTGCTGCCAAGAAAAATAATCTTATTCTGACTGCCCGAAACATAGAAGACCTTCAGATGCTTAAGAGTGACCTGGAGATCCGCTATGGCATCGAGGTGACAACGAAGCAGTTTGATGGACTTGACTTTGATAATCATGAACAGTTCTTCAATGGAATCGTTGCTGAAGCTGGCAACCTTAACGGCATTCTCCTCATGTATGGAGCGATGGACGATCAGAAGGAAGCGGAACAGTCCTTCTCTATTTCGAGGAATATGATCGACGTGAACTACACTTCTGCAGTATCGATTCTGAATATCGCTGCTAACTATTTTGAAAAGAAAAAGAGTGGCTTTATCTGTGCTGTCTCATCAGTAGCAGGAGATCGCGGCAGACAGAGCAACTACATATACGGCTCAACGAAGGCAGGGCTCTCTGTTTATATGGAAGGGTTGCGCAATCGCCTTCACAAGTCAGGTGTTCAGGTGTTGACAATCAAGCCAGGCATGGTTGATACGAAGATGACGTATGGGGTAGTTGACGAAGGTCCTCTTCTCGCAAGCCCATCGACTGTAGCAAAGGATATCGTAAAAGGGATTGTGAAGCGCCGTGACGTCTTGTACACACCTTGGTTCTGGTTTGTCATCATGCTCATCATTAAGTTGATTCCTGAGAAGATTTTCAAACGGACGGATATCTAA
- a CDS encoding lysylphosphatidylglycerol synthase transmembrane domain-containing protein, with translation MNATPKNTPERIIPKLVIGLMLGIIVMACFLLFTDLKQITHSIAKMPKLWLILAFVLTFGSYCFRLWKWHAFSRWSNFKIGFRDNTAIFFIGLMMSITPGKAGELIKSYLLQKKGNVPYSASLPIVIYDRLTDLLAMMALVGIGLLVYPFGLTSLIGLLLLILLFAIVIQKKSWMAALIDKLTHHPKLQRFNEPLHSFYSQTLSLMRFRILSFSFIISFIAWFLECGSLYVLIHAFGADLSLPASILTFSLGTIAGALSMIPGGLGAAEGSITGLLVYFGLSGSLAVTVSLVVRFVTLWFGVILGIIVFLIKRKSFFSGSN, from the coding sequence ATGAATGCAACTCCAAAGAACACGCCTGAACGAATCATACCGAAGCTCGTCATCGGACTCATGCTCGGCATCATCGTCATGGCGTGTTTCCTTCTGTTCACAGACCTTAAACAAATTACACATTCAATTGCAAAGATGCCGAAACTCTGGCTGATCCTTGCCTTCGTTCTTACGTTCGGCAGCTACTGCTTCCGCTTGTGGAAGTGGCATGCATTTTCACGCTGGTCAAATTTCAAAATTGGCTTCAGAGACAATACAGCAATCTTCTTCATCGGACTCATGATGTCCATTACACCGGGAAAAGCCGGCGAGCTGATCAAGTCCTATCTGTTACAGAAGAAAGGTAATGTACCCTACTCTGCTTCATTGCCTATCGTCATCTATGACCGACTGACAGATTTGCTCGCAATGATGGCGCTAGTCGGCATTGGTCTGCTCGTCTACCCATTCGGCCTTACATCATTGATTGGTCTGTTGCTGCTCATTCTTCTGTTCGCAATTGTAATCCAGAAGAAATCATGGATGGCTGCACTGATCGACAAATTGACACACCACCCGAAGCTGCAGCGATTCAATGAACCGCTCCACAGCTTTTACAGCCAGACGCTCTCTTTGATGCGCTTCCGGATTTTAAGCTTTTCATTCATCATCAGTTTCATCGCCTGGTTCCTGGAATGCGGGAGTCTTTATGTACTTATACATGCTTTCGGAGCAGATCTTTCGCTCCCGGCAAGCATCCTGACATTCAGTCTTGGTACAATTGCCGGCGCCCTTTCGATGATACCTGGAGGCCTTGGAGCTGCAGAAGGAAGCATTACCGGCCTGCTCGTCTACTTTGGCCTGAGTGGCAGCCTTGCAGTTACTGTTTCACTCGTAGTCCGCTTCGTAACGCTCTGGTTCGGGGTTATTCTTGGCATAATCGTCTTTCTCATAAAACGGAAAAGCTTCTTCTCCGGCAGCAATTGA
- a CDS encoding divergent PAP2 family protein: protein MPYFLAPFIAWAASGCLKYIINTIRFGEDARQHMGNGGFPSTHTATVSSITFLIGLGEGWLSPIFGLAVAFLFIVIIDATGLRIAVGKQAAAVNRMNEGVDSYKILREKMGHTRIEILGGLFVGFVVSLILYWLFSLWGWS from the coding sequence TTGCCTTATTTTCTGGCACCTTTCATAGCATGGGCAGCGTCCGGCTGTCTTAAATACATAATCAATACAATCAGATTTGGAGAGGATGCTCGCCAGCATATGGGAAATGGCGGCTTTCCGAGCACGCATACGGCAACCGTATCCAGTATCACCTTTCTCATAGGTCTCGGAGAAGGATGGCTCTCACCAATCTTCGGCCTCGCTGTAGCATTCCTTTTCATCGTAATTATCGATGCGACAGGCTTGCGCATTGCAGTCGGCAAACAGGCAGCCGCAGTTAATAGAATGAACGAAGGTGTGGACAGCTATAAGATCCTCCGTGAGAAAATGGGCCATACACGAATTGAGATCCTTGGAGGCTTGTTCGTTGGATTTGTTGTTAGTCTGATTCTTTATTGGCTGTTCTCCCTTTGGGGGTGGTCTTGA